In Kryptolebias marmoratus isolate JLee-2015 linkage group LG20, ASM164957v2, whole genome shotgun sequence, a genomic segment contains:
- the dpydb gene encoding dihydropyrimidine dehydrogenase [NADP(+)], with the protein MMLSKDLPDIESILALNPRVKTHAQIVSTASKKREKKHWKRNPERNCDSCMKLENNFEDIKHTTLSERGALREALRCLKCADAPCQKSCPTNLDIKSFITSIANKNYYGAARVILSDNPLGLTCGMVCPTSELCVGGCNLYASEEGPINIGGLQQFATEVFSKMGIPQIRNPELPPASEMPESFHAPIALIGCGPASISCASFLARLGYDNITVFEKQKYTGGLSTSEIPQFRLPHQVVQFEINLMKDLGVKVVCEKGLGTNEMTLSSLKKEGFKAVFIGIGLPQANRAQIFQGLTVDQGFFTSKDFLPLVASASKKGMCQCRSSLPELKGVVIVLGAGDTAFDCATSALRCGAKRVYVCFRKGFTNIRAVPEEMELAKEEQCEFLPFLSPQEVIMKNGRVAGLQFCRTEQTKEGDWMEDEDQIVRLKADYIISAFGSMLNDPQVIEAMAPIKLTRWGTPEVNTETMQTSEPWVFAGGDVAGLANTTVESVNDGKQASWHIHRYMQSLHGHTVDSVPKLPLFHSAIDQVDISVEVCGIQFPNPFGLASAPPTTSTAMIRRAFEQGWGFALTKTFGLDKDLVTNVSPRIVRGTTSGPLFGPGQGSFLNIELISEKTAAYWCRSVTELKKDFPNNVVISSIMCSYNKEDWTELAKMAEESGADALELNLSCPHGMGERGMGLACGQDPVLVRNICRWVRAAVSIPFFAKLTPNVTNIVDIAKAALEGGADGVTATNTVSGLMGLKADGAPWPSVGGGKRTTYGGVSGNAIRPITLRAVSAIAKAIPGFPILATGGIDSAESGLQFLHAGASVLQVCSAIQNQDFTLIEDYCVGLKALLYLKSLELTDWDGQSPPTEKHQRGKPVLKLGDLVGKSLPSFGPYLQQRTEAIAKYKKQLREADETDVSETNTDRVNKPKKPVPAVKDVIARALRYIGAYQELDNMEQVQALIDEEMCINCGKCYLTCNDSGYQAINFDPETHLPFVSDSCTGCTLCLSVCPIIDCIKMVNRTTPHAPNRGIPISPIC; encoded by the exons agcatCTTAGCTCTGAACCCCAGGGTGAAGACTCACGCCCAGATCGTGTCCACAGCAAGtaagaagagagaaaagaagcaCTGGAAGAGAAACCCTGAGAGGAACTGTGAT TCCTGTATGAAGTTAGAGAACAACTTTGAGGACATTAAGCACACAACGCTGAGTGAACGAGGAGCTCTGCGAGAAGCACTGAG GTGTCTAAAATGTGCCGACGCTCCCTGCCAGAAAAGCTGCCCGACCAACCTGGACATCAAGTCATTTATTACAAGTATTGCCAACAAG AACTACTATGGAGCAGCGCGGGTCATTCTGTCTGACAACCCTCTGGGTCTGACCTGTGGGATGGTTTGTCCCACATCGGAGCTGTGTGTCGGGGGCTGCAACCTGTACGCTTCTGAAGAGGGGCCCATTAACATCGGAGGGCTGCAGCAGTTTGCCACTGAG GTGTTTAGTAAAATGGGCATCCCTCAGATCAGGAATCCTGAACTTCCTCCAGCCAGTGAGATGCCAGAGTCTTTCCACGCTCCcatcgctctgattggctgcggCCCGGCATCCATCAGCTGTGCTTCTTTCCTGGCTCGCCTAGGATATGACAACATCACCGTATTTGAGAAGCAGAAGTACACTGGAGGGCTGAG CACATCAGAAATCCCCCAGTTTAGGCTTCCACACCAGGTCGTCCAGTTTGAAATCAACCTGATGAAGGACCTGGGAGTCAAG GTGGTTTGTGAGAAAGGTTTAGGCACTAACGAGATGACTCTGTCGTCTCTGAAGAAGGAGGGATTTAAGGCCGTCTTCATTGGGATCG GTCTCCCCCAGGCCAACAGAGCCCAGATTTTCCAGGGTTTAACTGTGGATCAAGGCTTTTTCACTTCTAAAGACTTCCTGCCTCTGGTGGCTTCTGCCAGCAAGAAAG GTATGTGTCAGTGTCGTTCCTCCCTGCCGGAGTTGAAGGGGGTAGTGATAGTTCTGGGGGCCGGGGACACAGCGTTCGACTGTGCCACCTCAGCTCTCCGCTGCGGGGCCAAGAGGGTGTACGTCTGCTTCAGGAAAGGTTTCACCAACATCAGGGCTGTTCCTGAGGAG atggAGCTGGCCAAAGAGGAGCAGTGTGAGTTCCTGCCCTTCCTGTCTCCTCAAGAGGTCATCATGAAGAACGGGCGGGTCGCTGGGCTGCAGTTCTGCCGCACCGAGCAGACTAAGGAAGGGGATTGGATGGAAGATGAGGATCAAATTGTTAGGCTGAAGGCTGATTATATCATCAGTGCTTTTGGGTCCATGCTGAATGACCCACAAG TAATTGAGGCCATGGCTCCCATCAAGCTGACCCGCTGGGGGACTCCTGAGGTGAACACAGAAACCATGCAGACCAGCGAGCCCTGGGTGTTTGCAGGAGGAGACGTCGCTGGTTTGGCAAACACCACAGTGGAGTCAGTGAACGATGGAAAACAGGCTTCATGGCACATTCACAGATACATGCAG tcTCTGCATGGGCATACCGTGGACTCAGTCCCGAAGCTGCCTTTGTTCCACAGTGCCATAGATCAGGTGGACATCAGTGTTGAGGTTTGCGGTATTCAGTTCCCCAACCCATTTGGCCTGGCGTCTGCACCTCCCACCACCAGCACAGCCATGATTAGAAGAGCTTTTGAACAAGGATGGGGCTTTGCACTGACCAAAACATTTGGACTGGATAAG GACCTGGTGACCAACGTGTCTCCTCGTATTGTGCGAGGTACCACCTCAGGTCCTTTGTTCGGACCCGGGCAGGGCTCCTTCCTCAATATTGAGCTCATCAGCGAGAAGACGGCAGCTTATTGGTGTCGGTCAGTCACTGAGCTGAAGAAGGACTTTCCCAACAAT GTGGTGATCTCCAGTATAATGTGTAGTTACAACAAAGAAGACTGGACAGAGCTGGCCAAGATGGCTGAG GAGTCGGGAGCGGATGCATTGGAGCTGAACCTGTCCTGTCCTCATGGGATGGGAGAAAGAGGGATGGGGCTGGCCTGTGGACAG GACCCAGTGTTGGTGCGTAACATTTGTCGGTGGGTGCGTGCTGCCGTTTCCATCCCATTCTTTGCCAAACTGACACCAAACGTTACCAATATTGTCGACATCGCCAAAGCTGCACTTGAAG GCGGAGCAGATGGCGTCACAGCCACCAACACGGTGTCAGGTTTGATGGGTCTGAAGGCTGATGGCGCCCCCTGGCCGAGTGTTGGTGGGGGCAAACGCACCACATATGGAGGGGTGTCGG GTAACGCCATCAGACCCATCACTCTCAGAGCGGTGTCGGCCATCGCCAAAGCCATCCCTGGTTTTCCCATTCTGGCCACCGGTGGCATCGACTCAGCAGAGAGCGGTCTGCAGTTTCTTCATGCCGGGGCCTCAGTGTTACAG GTGTGTAGTGCAATTCAGAACCAGGACTTCACTCTGATTGAGGATTACTGTGTTG GTCTGAAGGCCTTGTTGTACCTGAAGAGCCTGGAGCTGACAGACTGGGACGGTCAGTCCCCTCCAACTGAGAAACACCAGAGAGGAAAACCAGTTCTCAAACTGGGAGATCTGGTTGGGAAG AGCCTTCCTAGTTTTGGTCCATACCTTCAACAGAGGACCGAAGCCATTGCAAAGTACAAGAAACAGCTCAGAGAAGCAGATGAAACCGAtgtgtcagaaacaaacaccgACCGAGTCAACAAGCCTAAAAAACCTGTGCCTGCAGTCAAG GACGTGATAGCCAGAGCTCTGCGTTACATCGGAGCGTACCAGGAGCTTGACAACATGGAACAG GTCCAGGCTCTGATAGATGAAGAAATGTGCATCAACTGTGGTAAATGTTACCTGACCTGCAATGACTCTGGATACCAG GCCATAAATTTTGACCCAGAGACCCACCTCCCCTTTGTGAGCGACAGCTGCACAGGCTGCACTCTGTGTCTCAGCGTCTGTCCAATTATAGACTGCATCAAGATGGTTAACAGGACAACGCCTCACGCACCCAACAGAGGGATACCTATTAGTCCCATCTGCTAg